Within the Pengzhenrongella sicca genome, the region AGTCGGCGGCCTGGGCGGCCACGGCGGCGACGACGGCGGGGGCCGAGTTGCCGACCGACGTCACCGCGATGCCCGACCCGAGGTCGATGAAGGTGTTGCCGTCGACGTCCTCGAGCACCCCGCCGCCGGCCCGGGCGACGTAGACGCCCAGCGCGCTCGTGACCGCGCCGGCCACGAACTCGGCACGCCGCGCGCCGAGCTCGAGCGACCGGGGCCCGGGTACGGCGGTCAGCACCCGGCGACGCTGGTCGAGGGTCGGGCGCGCGGCCCGCAGGGCGGATTCGGTGGTCATCTGCCGAATCTACTGGCGCGATCCGTGGGAGGCGGCGCCAACTCTCCAGCGAACTGTCAGACTTCCGGGAGATGATGGCCGACCGCACGGGCCCCGCCGCGCACAACACATCGGAGACCTGATGGCGTACCTCGTAGGCGTGCTGGTGATGGTCGTCGGCGTGCTGATCTCGATCGCGCTGCACGAGGTCGGCCACATGGTGCCCGCACGGAGGTTCGGGGTGCGGGTGAGCCAGTACATGGTCGGCTTCGGCCCGACGCTGTGGTCGCGCACGCGCGGGGAGACCGAGTACGGCATCAAGGCCATCCCGCTCGGCGGGTACGTGCGCATGGTCGGGATGTACCCGACGCCCGACGCCGTCGGGAACCCCCCGGTCACGAACTGGTTCGCCCGCGTAGCCCAGGATGCGCGCGAGGTCAGCGTCGAGGAGATCCGGCCCGGCGAGGAGCACCGCGCGTTCTACCGGCTCTCGACGCCGAAGAAGCTCGTGGTGATGCTCGGCGGGCCGGTCATGAACCTCGTCATCGCCACCGTGCTGCTCACGGTCGTGCTCTGCGGCCTCGGGGTGGCCAGCCTCTCCTCGACGGTCTCGGCCGTGACGCCGTGCGTGCCCGCCGCCGGCGCCACCGAGTGCGCGGCCGGCGACCCGCAGTCGCCGGCCGCCGCCGCGGGGCTGGCCGTCGGCGACACCGTCACCTCCTTCGACGGCACCGCCGTCACCTCGTGGACGCAGCTGTCCGGCCTGATCCGGGAGGCGGGGGGCGAGTCCGTGCCCGTCGTCGTCGACCGCGACGGCGCCGACGTCGCCCTGACCGTCAGCCCAGTCCAGCTGGACCGCGCGGTCGTGGACGCCGACGGCGAGCCCGTGCTCGCGGCGGACGGCACCGCCCGCACGGAGTCCGTGGGCTACCTGGGCATCGGCCCCAGCTACGTGCTGGCGCGCCAGCCGCTGTCGGCGGTGCCCGCGGCGATCGGCGCCGCTGTCGCCGGGACCGCCGAGGTGGTCCTGCACCTGCCCGCGCGGGTCGTCGACGTCGCCCAGTCGGCGTTCGGCTCGCAGGAGCGCGACGCCAACTCGGTCATCGGCGTCGTCGGGATCGGCCGGATCGCGGGCGAGGTGGCGGCCGACGGCGGCGGCGACCTCGGCCTGCTCGGTCAGGTCGTCACGATGCTCAGCCTGATCGCGTCCCTGAACATCGCGCTGTTCGTCTTCAACCTCATCCCGCTTCTCCCGCTCGACGGCGGCCACGTCGCGGGCGCGCTCTGGGAGGGCGCCCGCCGGCAGGTCGCGCGCCTGCGGGGGCTGCCGCGCCCGCGCCCGGTCGACGTGGCGCGCATGATGCCGCTCGCGTACGGCGTCTTCGTGGTGCTCGCCGGAGTGGGCGTGCTGCTGATCTACGCCGACATCGTGCGCCCGGTCTCGCTGTGACGACCGAGACGCCGCCCGCCGAGAGGGACTGCACCGGAAGAGGGATACTGGCTGCGTGAGCATCAACCTTGGTATGCCGGAGGCCCCGGCCCCGGTCCTCGCCCCCCGCCGGCTGACCCGCAAGATCAAGGTCGGCAAGGTCGACGTCGGTGGCGACGCCCCCGTCAGCGTCCAGTCCATGTGCACGACGCAGACGACCAACATCGACGCGACCCTGCAGCAGATCGCCGAGCTGACCGCGGCCGGCTGCGACATCGTGCGCGTCGCGGTACCGACGCAGGACGACGCCGACGCGCTCCCGGTCATCGCCCGCAAGTCCCAGCTCCCGGTGATCGCCGACATCCACTTCCAGCCGAAGTACGTCTTCGCGGCGATCGACGCCGGCTGCGCGGCCGTGCGCGTGAACCCCGGCAACATCCGCAAGTTTGACGACCAGGTCAAGCAGATCGCGCGCGCGGCGTCCGACGCCGGCGTGTCCATCCGGATCGGCGTCAACGCCGGCTCGCTCGACCCGCGTCTGCTCGCCAAGTACGGCAAGGCGACCCCCGAGGCGCTCGTGGAGTCCGCCGTCTGGGAGGCCTCGCTGTTCGAGGAGCACGGCTTCCACGACTTCAAGATCTCGGTCAAGCACAACGACCCCGTGATCATGGTGCGCGCCTACGAGCTGCTCTCCGAGCGCGGCGACTGGCCGCTGCACCTGGGCGTGACCGAGGCGGGCCCGACGTTCCAGGGCACGATCAAGTCGGCGACGGCGTTCGGCGCGCTCCTGAGCAAGGGTATCGGCGACACGATCCGCGTCTCGCTCTCGGCCCCGCCGGTCGAGGAGGTCAAGGTCGGCATCCAGATCCTGCAGTCGCTCAACCTGCGCCCGCGCAAGCTGGAGATCGTCTCGTGCCCCTCGTGCGGCCGGGCGCAGGTGGACGTCTACTCGCTCGCCGAGCGCGTCGCCGCCGGGCTCGAGGGCCTCGAGGTCCCGCTGCGCGTGGCCGTCATGGGCTGCGTCGTGAACGGACCCGGCGAGGCGCGCGAGGCCGACCTCGGCGTGGCGTCCGGCAACGGCAAGGGCCAGATCTTCGTCCGCGGCCAGGTCATCAAGACGGTGCCCGAGTCGATGATCGTCGAGACGTTGATCGAGGAGGCGATGCGGATCGCCGAGTCGATGGAGCCCGTCGCCGACGGCGCGCCCGTCGTGACGGTGTCCTGAGGTCGCGCACCTGACCGCTGAATGACCGCGACGTGACCGGCGCCGGGCTGTCGCGGGCGCCTGGGCGCGTTCCGGTGTCGCTCACAGCCACGTAGTGCACAATTCACTCATGGCACGCTGGCGTGGCTCCACCCTCAGTGGCACCGCAGTGGGCGGTCGGCTGCTCGACGACGCCGACCTCCCGGCGGCGGCCCGGCTGTGCGCGCGGATGCCCGTCGAGTCCGTGCTCGCCGCGAACCGGATCGACGCGGTGGCCCGGTCGGGCCTGAAGTCCTCCGGCGGGCAGCTCTGGGGCTTCGATCGGGCCGGCGAGCTGGCCGCGGTGTGCTGGTCCGGCGCGAACCTCGTGCCCGTCATCCCCCCGGACGCCGACGGCGCGCTCGACGGGTTCGCGGCGCTCGCGCGCGCGCAGGGACGGCGGTGCTCGTCGATCGTCGGCGCGGCCGACGCGGCCCTCGGGCTGTGGGAGCGGCTCGCCCCGTCCTGGTCGAAGCCGCGCGAGATCCGCGCGAACCAGCCGTCGCTCGTGATCGACCACGCACCGCTCGTCGCCCCCGATCCGCTCGTGCGCGTGTCGCGGCCAGACGAGTACGACGCCGTGCTGCCCGCCTGCGTGCTGATGTTCGCCGAGGAGGTCGGGTACTCGCCGGCCTCGGGGCCGAACGGGCCGTACGAGACCCGTGTGCGGTCGCTGATCGCCGAGGAGCGCTCGTTCATCCGGATGGCCCGCGGGCCCCGAGGCCCCGAGGTGATCTTCAAGGCCGAGCTGGGCGCCGTCGCCGGCAAGGTCGCGCAGGTCCAGGGCGTCTGGGTCGCGCCGGACTACCGCGGCCGCGGCTTCTCCGAGGCAGGCATGGCGGCCGTCGTCGCGATGACGCGCGCGCACGTCGCCCCGACCGTCTCGCTGTACGTCAACGACTACAACACCCGCGCCCTCGCGGCCTACTACCGCGTGGGCTTCCGCCAGGTCGGCACCTTCGCGACGATCCTCTTCTAGCCGAGCCCCGAGCCCCGCACACTCGCCCTGCCATCGGGTCACCGGCGCCTCAGTGGCGCCTCACCGGCGCACGCCGGCGGCCGCCAGGCGCGCGCGCAGCGCGGCGGGTGCGCCGAGGTCGGCCGTCGTCCAGCGCACCACGGCGACGTCCAGCCCGCGCAGGCGGTCCTCCCGGAGCTGCTCGGCCCAGCGCATCGCCGCCCCCGGGCGCACCGCCGGATCCGCGCGTCCGTAGGCCGCCCGGCCGTCGAACTCGCCCGCGACGCGGTGCCGCTCCCACCAGAAGTCGACCCGCCCGATCGAGCCGCCCCGGTCCGCGAACGCGGCCTGCCGCGCCGGGGCCGGTACCCCGAGGGCGTCGAGGACGACGGCCGACCAGGACTCGCCCGGGCTCTCGGACAGCGGGGACGCGAGCTCGCGGGCGAGGCGGGCGTTGCGCACCCGCCACAGGCGCGGCATGCGCGCGAGCGCGGTGTCGAGGTCGTCGTGCGTGACGGAGCCGGCGCGCAGCGCGGCGTCGGCGGCCGCCACGCCCGCCTGGACCGTGTGCCAGCGGGCGACGTCGAGCGCCGCGCGGGCCGGGCCGGCCACGAGCGCGCCGTCGCGCCGCACGACGTCGTCGGCGCCGAGCGGGCCCGTCGGCCGGATCAACCCGCCCCCCGAGCGGCCGCCGGGGTAGGCGCGGGCGACCGTGATCGCGGCGGGCGGCGTGCCGAGCAGCGGGAGGCCGTGCAGCACGAGCGCAGCGGCCCCCGTGAGGATCGGTTCGCCGCCTGCGACGTGACCGGCGGCGCGGCGCTCGGCGTCGGCGGCGAGGAAGGCCCGCACCCGCAGGAGGTAGGCCTCGACCGGGAATCGGGCCGGGTCCGCGAGCGCGTACCAGCCGTGGTGCAGGCGCACGAGCCGACCCGTGCGCACGAGCTCGCGCACCTCGGCGTGCCCGAGCCCGGCGCGTTCGAGCGCGTGCCGCCCGAACACGCGCGGCGGGCCGCCGGGAGCGAGGCCGTCGAG harbors:
- the ispG gene encoding flavodoxin-dependent (E)-4-hydroxy-3-methylbut-2-enyl-diphosphate synthase, whose protein sequence is MPEAPAPVLAPRRLTRKIKVGKVDVGGDAPVSVQSMCTTQTTNIDATLQQIAELTAAGCDIVRVAVPTQDDADALPVIARKSQLPVIADIHFQPKYVFAAIDAGCAAVRVNPGNIRKFDDQVKQIARAASDAGVSIRIGVNAGSLDPRLLAKYGKATPEALVESAVWEASLFEEHGFHDFKISVKHNDPVIMVRAYELLSERGDWPLHLGVTEAGPTFQGTIKSATAFGALLSKGIGDTIRVSLSAPPVEEVKVGIQILQSLNLRPRKLEIVSCPSCGRAQVDVYSLAERVAAGLEGLEVPLRVAVMGCVVNGPGEAREADLGVASGNGKGQIFVRGQVIKTVPESMIVETLIEEAMRIAESMEPVADGAPVVTVS
- a CDS encoding GNAT family N-acetyltransferase, with the translated sequence MARWRGSTLSGTAVGGRLLDDADLPAAARLCARMPVESVLAANRIDAVARSGLKSSGGQLWGFDRAGELAAVCWSGANLVPVIPPDADGALDGFAALARAQGRRCSSIVGAADAALGLWERLAPSWSKPREIRANQPSLVIDHAPLVAPDPLVRVSRPDEYDAVLPACVLMFAEEVGYSPASGPNGPYETRVRSLIAEERSFIRMARGPRGPEVIFKAELGAVAGKVAQVQGVWVAPDYRGRGFSEAGMAAVVAMTRAHVAPTVSLYVNDYNTRALAAYYRVGFRQVGTFATILF
- a CDS encoding M50 family metallopeptidase encodes the protein MAYLVGVLVMVVGVLISIALHEVGHMVPARRFGVRVSQYMVGFGPTLWSRTRGETEYGIKAIPLGGYVRMVGMYPTPDAVGNPPVTNWFARVAQDAREVSVEEIRPGEEHRAFYRLSTPKKLVVMLGGPVMNLVIATVLLTVVLCGLGVASLSSTVSAVTPCVPAAGATECAAGDPQSPAAAAGLAVGDTVTSFDGTAVTSWTQLSGLIREAGGESVPVVVDRDGADVALTVSPVQLDRAVVDADGEPVLAADGTARTESVGYLGIGPSYVLARQPLSAVPAAIGAAVAGTAEVVLHLPARVVDVAQSAFGSQERDANSVIGVVGIGRIAGEVAADGGGDLGLLGQVVTMLSLIASLNIALFVFNLIPLLPLDGGHVAGALWEGARRQVARLRGLPRPRPVDVARMMPLAYGVFVVLAGVGVLLIYADIVRPVSL